In the genome of Arabidopsis thaliana chromosome 4, partial sequence, the window caaaatatttactatGTAATATTATGATAATATGTTCAAGCAGAATGtcaacaaaactaaacttGCTGGTCCATGTGAAAGCCCCGCCGTaagtaaaaccaaacattTAAAAGATTATATGTTTCTTACCCTTATTATTCATATTTAATGTTGAATAATGTTCAATGGTTTTGGTGAGGTTAGGCTTTAAGGTTCTTCATGAGCTCGAATGTAATTGTGAAAGGCCTAAGTATAAAAAACAGCCCTCAGGTTCACCTCAAATTAGATGGATGTCACGTAGTTCACATCAACTCCCTTCGAATCATATCTCCGCCGGCTAGTCCCAACACCGACGGTATCCACATTGAGAACTCCAACTCCGTTGAGATTTACAACTCCGTTATCTCCAACGGTATACATTCGACATACACGTCTAATAATTGTCTATATACATTACATAACAAATGGAAGTTAAATTGCAATGGAAAAAAAGGCACAACTTCGAACATGCATCGAACATGCATGTTCATTAACAAAACTTGgattttattaacatattcaaatattttgatgatgtAGATAAACTTTCGCACAAGCTAGTGATTCGTTAATGAAAAATGAGACATACATATTTGGTTTGAACTTATTTAAACaagtattttacattttcgacataatttaaaagaaaaaaaaaacaagattcatTCAAGATATATGATAAGGAGTCCATTTTGAATGTATTTAATTAGAGTGTAAACAAACTCAAGattcttgaaattttttgCTAGGAGATGATTGTGTCTCCATAGGACCCGGAGCATACGATATCGATATACGAAATATCACTTGTGGACCAGGAGGGCATGGAATTAGGTAAAAAACGACTCATGGtttatgatttagtttttaacaTTTCGTAATATATTCGGTATTAACATAATCTTGTGATTTGTAGCATTGGAAGTTTGGgagaaaaaaactcacatgCGTGTGTCTCCAACGTTACGGTTAGAGACTCGTTCATAAAATTTTCCGAAAATGGAGTACGAATCAAGACATGGCAAGGTGGATCAGGGTCCGTTTCGGGTGTAACGTTTGACAATATCCATGTAGATACTGTCCGGAATCCGATAATCATCGATCAATACTATTGCACGACTAAAAGTTGTGCTAACAAAACATCAGCGGTTTTTGTGAATGATATAGTATATCAAAGTATAAAAGGCACATACGATATTCGTAGTCCCCCAATGCATTTTGGATGCAGCAACAATGTCCCGTGCACAAACTTAACACTTTCGAATATCGAATTGTTACCTTCAAAAGAAGATATTGTTGTGGGTCCGTTCTGTTGGAATGCGTATGGGATCACGGATGAGTTCTCTGTACCTTTGATCTCGTGTCTCAAATCGAATCCTTCGACATCGTTGTTAAGTGGTCTTTCAGGGAGGTGTGGATCACCGTGATTTGATTAGTGGATGAATAAGAGagttatttttgtataaagtttttaacttaatggatttatttgaaaaactatacaaacttaattaaaaatatccaAGAtctaaaattccaaaaatcaaaCGCTTTTGGATTTAGTAACTTAAGGGCTTTTAAACTTCATTtctccttttatttttattgtttgaataaaatgtaaaatttattcgaAAAATTTGGTTACATCAGATGCAACGtttgattaatatataatatatatgttgaaagTAGAGATTGAAATAAACAGATTGTGGGTTTGTTATCTTGAGCAAAACCACCTCGCCATACAACCGTCGTATCTCCCGTCCCCTTGTTCTCTAATGGATGAGACTATGTTTCGAGTTTGCTTATCGATTCTTTGGATGAGTTGAGATGATAGAATAGATGCTTCTCCATGTCTATGGcggtttctttctttccataGTGAATGTACTACAAGCTGAAAGGCATATCTCGTCAAGAACAAGCATTCTTTATCGAGAGATGTATGTGTCTGTGATTATCTTAATGATAGAATCCCAGTGAGGACCCACCAAACCTCCGTTGAGTATGAACAAGTGAAGAACAAATGGTTACGTGATTCCAAAGGATCTTGACAAAGAACACAAGCGAGAACAGATTTGGGCCTTTATTCAAACCCATGACTGATTAGTTATTGAGTGAAATCActgaaatcaaattattttcattgcAGTTAGTAATGTCTTCTTTGACctggttataaagtttttctttttttggttatcaaagaaaatgcgttttgtcttttctttttataatacttttattGTTTCACTTTCCGCGCAACATTCACGTTTTGGAttgttaaaatattcaaagcaAGAATGAGCATTTTCCAATTCGGTCTCCATCATTAAATTCGATAAAAGTTTGCGACTTCGGATTTGACACAAATCCAACGGCCAATAACAAAGAATAGCATACAATATGGTTACGttgaataaatatttctaGACAAGCCTTGTGAACAAAAACGAAAAGTAAACACATTTGTCAATAATTTAAGTTGGTCAGTCTTTTTTTAAGacccaaagaaagaaacaatgaaattCGACTAGGAATAatctttttactttcttaCCCCTGGTCACGTTTTCCACGATGAACAGAAATTATGGAGTAAAGAGTTATTAACTTTGATATATgattaatttaaattgaaaaatgtatggttttattctttatttaaGGGAATTTAATAATGTATTGGTTTGTGGATTTTGGTTTCACTTAGAAATCTaattaaaactatatgttCTTTTCTAGAAcacattttttaattgaaatacaaataaactagatatagaaaaataaattggagGTTATAAGTGGCAATTTAGTCTTTTCTAATACCATTATCTTTCACCACTCCCCTCAATATACATTTCTcctaaaaaccctaaattccaaaaacaaaagaaagaaaaacaaaactttcttcttcttcttcttcaccatcgaAAAGAGATAatgaaccaagaagaagaaaaaacagagaacaaaagGATCAACGAGAtcgatgaagacgaagaagaagagttggagaacaagaagatgGACATGTTCTTCAATCTCATTAAAAACTACCAGGATGCTAAGAAACGAAGACGACAATACTTAACTCAAGATTCTGGCGACGTTGCTTCGATGCCGACCAAGAGATCCGACTACAGCATTGTTCCTGTATTCCGTGCTGAAGATTTTTCTCACTGTATGGACTTAAACCTAAAGCCATCGAATTCGATTATCTCCACcaagaaccaagaagaagagaagcaagaagaagaagaagaagaagatgatgaagaagaagaagatgatgatgaaggagaagaagaagttgagaagGTGATGAGAAAAGATAATGGTTTAGATCTTAATCTTGCATTGTAATAATAcactttgttttttggttctgtttcgtgaataagaagaaaaaaactttcttaatTACATTATTAAAAGAGTGACATTGCAATTAAACTTAAAGCAGTGAATCATCAAGTCAAGAAGCTGCATGTGAAATTTCCATTGATGAATGTTAGCTTCTCAGCTTTGACGACAGAATCTAGAGGAAGAGGAACGAAGGTTTTGTCTGGACCATAGAAGTGAGGGAAGCTATTTACTTCATCCACAGCTTCATAGATTAATCCATCTCCAAGCTGCCAAATAAAgcacatcaaacaaaaacaaaaatgtcaatCTCTTCTTAGCACTAAAATGTATCCAAAACATCAACGTAGCATAACGATTCAAATGACAATTTTGTAAGAACTTTACATCAATGTCCATGACCATCCTAAGATCATGGTTCTGCTACTTAGATTGTGTTTATCCACAATTGCAGCTTGgtaagaaaaatgtttgaaacccattttgttttcaagtgtACAAAATAACACTAAACTTTAGCACAAACCACACATAACCAACTCTAGCTAACTCATACCCACTTTAGCTAACTGCTCCTCTACTTAAACATGGAGCTAATCACGCAATAAACTAACATTTACCAAATCAACCACTCACCAAACTAGAGGATCCCTAACACAAAAATGATCATAAATTTTCTATCCACATATGTTTCAAGTTAAAGGTAAAAGTCAACCTTCTTAGGATCGACTTGAAGAAGGTAAAGATACTCCTTCACATCCACGAAAAAGTTCTTCAATGTCAATTGTACCTAGAAATCAGAGAATCGATTTCATCACAAAAGCAGTAAAAATCTACATAAAAGTAATGATTTTTCACAAGTTCAAACCAAATTGCctaagaaaatgagaaaattttCGAGAATCTTCATCACCCAAATGAAAAAGTTGAGATCTTTATGGGAAGAGAGAAAGACCTGATCAAGTTTGCTGAGATGATAATAACAAGTTGATTTATCAATCTCTGCACCATAAGAAGATCCATTCTTCTTAAACTCTTCCCATTCTTGTTCCGTACTGATTCTGTATATGAACTCTTCCTCAGCCATTTTTGTTTCACCTTAACCAGTGTGAGATCGAAAAATCGTAACTTTAAAGCAGACTTGATTCGATTCCATTCCATCAGAGCCACTTCACTAAACCGATCTAAACCGGAAATCAATTTCTGTACTAAACCGGTTTTATTAGCTAAACCGACTCGTCGTCAACTTCGAAGTTCCACTTCCAATAATTACCTCCTTCGTCGTCGCTTTCGATGGTCGAAATCAGTTGGTAAAGAGGAAACTCTGAAAgttgtgttaaaaaaaaaactagaatcaTGGCGGCGTCAATGACGAAACCCATCTCAATAACTTCTCTCGGTTTCTATTCTGATCGAAAGAACATTGCTTTCTCTGATTGCATTTCGATTTGTTCTGGATTCAGACATTCCCGACCATCTTGCCTCGATTTGGTCACAAAGTCACCGAGTAATAACAGTCGTGTTTTACCTGTCGTTAGTGCCCAAATATCTTCTGGTAAGCCAACAGTAATGAGTCTCTGATCCTTTTTTCGAtcaatttggtttcttttgtgtgttcatagcatttctcttttcatattttgttagaTTATATTCCAGACTCGAAATTTTACAAGGTGGAAGCAATTGTCAGGTAAgcttctaatttttgttttgatgtacCAATCAAAGCTCATAATTGTGACAATGttgcttgtttcttctctgttcaTGTATGAATGTTGGACTGATAAAGACCATGGAGAATCCAGCAAGTTTCATCGGTAAGATTTTCCTTGTTCTCAACTTTGATATGTGAAAAGATTTGAACTTTGCTAATCACTTGAGGTTTCCATTATTACTTGTTATCCATGAAGAGTCTATAGTGTTTTAAATGTGGATTTTGAATACTATAAAACagaattttgagaaataaGTAAGAGTAGTAGTTCTTATCGATGCATGCGAAAATCAAATAATGTCAGTGAACTCGACAGGACTGGTCAAATCTTCGTTTCTCTAGTGTTTGAAATGTGAATTTGAATTGAAGGGTTTATGGTTCTCATAGTTATTGTAGATGGTACTTGTTACTTCCTTAGTATATAGAGATGATTATTACACttttgaaaaatccaaaactaaatcttgagtttctctgtttcataaataaataggCTTTACTGAAAATCGGGATTCGAGGTGTTACTGTTTCTGATGTGAGAGGGTTTGGTGCACAAGGAGGTTCTACCGAGAGACACGGTGGTACGTCCGTGAATTCAagaattggtttgatgattcttcttaTTGTCAAAATGTGTTCATGACTTTTCTATACACATTGTTGCATTTGCAGGCTCTGAGTTCTCGGAAGACAAATTTGTTGCTAAAGTTAAGATGGAAATCGTTGTTAAGAAAGACCAAGTACGTATATGGTTAAAAAAATCGATACTTCATAAGCGAAATTCGAGTTTGAGccattacttttttttttcttgttgcagGTGGAATCTGTAATCAACACAATAATTGAAGGAGCAAGGACAGGAGAGATTGGTGATGGCAAGATTTTTGGTAACACAAAAAGTTTTCTTGTTACTCTTTTCACAATCAGATTTATGTTTGATACCTCAAATTGTAAATGCAAAATGAAATTACTCAGATTGtgattgtttcttgtttggttaTATACAGTTTTGCCTGTGTCAGATGTCATAAGAGTTAGGACAggtaaaaacttcaaaagccatattctttttaaaagaaagacaCAGATCTTGGCTTGCCTTAAAACGTGTGTACATGTtgataaaacattttcagGTGAGCGTGGGGAGAAAGCAGAGAAGATGACTGGTGATATGCTTTCACCGTCTTAGGAACAAACAGAGCTCAagaatggtttttttttttttcatttcggTCTCTAGATTCTGCGAATAATAATGAATGGAGTCTGT includes:
- a CDS encoding Pectin lyase-like superfamily protein (Pectin lyase-like superfamily protein; FUNCTIONS IN: polygalacturonase activity; INVOLVED IN: carbohydrate metabolic process; LOCATED IN: endomembrane system; EXPRESSED IN: root; CONTAINS InterPro DOMAIN/s: Pectin lyase fold/virulence factor (InterPro:IPR011050), Parallel beta-helix repeat (InterPro:IPR006626), Pectin lyase fold (InterPro:IPR012334), Glycoside hydrolase, family 28 (InterPro:IPR000743); BEST Arabidopsis thaliana protein match is: Pectin lyase-like superfamily protein (TAIR:AT1G02460.1); Has 4160 Blast hits to 4142 proteins in 512 species: Archae - 6; Bacteria - 1106; Metazoa - 14; Fungi - 1412; Plants - 1485; Viruses - 0; Other Eukaryotes - 137 (source: NCBI BLink).) produces the protein MLKLSRDPILCITTLILIITFSLLSYGTEARLHHQASQPPSPSPNPNDPSKSPSRSQDLDHEVVYDVRKYGAVGNGVADDTVSFKTAWDSACSNNKNNTASVLHVPYGFTFMIRSTIFTGPCRSYQYFQVDGTIVPRDGPKSWPSSLNKRQWLAFYRINGMALQGAGVIDGRGQNWWDLPCKPHQNVNKTKLAGPCESPAALRFFMSSNVIVKGLSIKNSPQVHLKLDGCHVVHINSLRIISPPASPNTDGIHIENSNSVEIYNSVISNGDDCVSIGPGAYDIDIRNITCGPGGHGISIGSLGEKNSHACVSNVTVRDSFIKFSENGVRIKTWQGGSGSVSGVTFDNIHVDTVRNPIIIDQYYCTTKSCANKTSAVFVNDIVYQSIKGTYDIRSPPMHFGCSNNVPCTNLTLSNIELLPSKEDIVVGPFCWNAYGITDEFSVPLISCLKSNPSTSLLSGLSGRCGSP
- the GLB1 gene encoding nitrogen regulatory P-II-like protein (GLNB1 homolog (GLB1); FUNCTIONS IN: acetylglutamate kinase regulator activity; INVOLVED IN: response to light stimulus, nitrogen compound metabolic process, regulation of arginine biosynthetic process via ornithine, anthocyanin biosynthetic process, response to sucrose stimulus; LOCATED IN: chloroplast; EXPRESSED IN: 24 plant structures; EXPRESSED DURING: 15 growth stages; CONTAINS InterPro DOMAIN/s: Nitrogen regulatory protein PII/ATP phosphoribosyltransferase, C-terminal (InterPro:IPR015867), Nitrogen regulatory protein PII (InterPro:IPR002187), Nitrogen regulatory protein PII, conserved site (InterPro:IPR017918), Nitrogen regulatory PII-like, alpha/beta (InterPro:IPR011322); Has 6977 Blast hits to 6975 proteins in 1636 species: Archae - 359; Bacteria - 5100; Metazoa - 0; Fungi - 0; Plants - 60; Viruses - 0; Other Eukaryotes - 1458 (source: NCBI BLink).), with the translated sequence MAASMTKPISITSLGFYSDRKNIAFSDCISICSGFRHSRPSCLDLVTKSPSNNSRVLPVVSAQISSDYIPDSKFYKVEAIVRPWRIQQVSSALLKIGIRGVTVSDVRGFGAQGGSTERHGGSEFSEDKFVAKVKMEIVVKKDQVESVINTIIEGARTGEIGDGKIFVLPVSDVIRVRTGERGEKAEKMTGDMLSPS
- a CDS encoding systemic acquired resistance (SAR) regulator protein NIMIN-1-like protein (systemic acquired resistance (SAR) regulator protein NIMIN-1-related; BEST Arabidopsis thaliana protein match is: NIM1-interacting 1 (TAIR:AT1G02450.1); Has 7634 Blast hits to 2740 proteins in 217 species: Archae - 4; Bacteria - 24; Metazoa - 4803; Fungi - 436; Plants - 277; Viruses - 156; Other Eukaryotes - 1934 (source: NCBI BLink).), whose translation is MNQEEEKTENKRINEIDEDEEEELENKKMDMFFNLIKNYQDAKKRRRQYLTQDSGDVASMPTKRSDYSIVPVFRAEDFSHCMDLNLKPSNSIISTKNQEEEKQEEEEEEDDEEEEDDDEGEEEVEKVMRKDNGLDLNLAL
- a CDS encoding dihydroorotate dehydrogenase (unknown protein; CONTAINS InterPro DOMAIN/s: Protein of unknown function DUF952 (InterPro:IPR009297); Has 763 Blast hits to 763 proteins in 180 species: Archae - 0; Bacteria - 351; Metazoa - 0; Fungi - 0; Plants - 29; Viruses - 0; Other Eukaryotes - 383 (source: NCBI BLink).), with protein sequence MAEEEFIYRISTEQEWEEFKKNGSSYGAEIDKSTCYYHLSKLDQVQLTLKNFFVDVKEYLYLLQVDPKKLGDGLIYEAVDEVNSFPHFYGPDKTFVPLPLDSVVKAEKLTFINGNFTCSFLT